A single Planctomycetota bacterium DNA region contains:
- a CDS encoding MMPL family transporter: MKSSFFGRHSLKVLIVAAALLGFSLVGAFRAFRSNKNDVQQWLPDTYTETQNFRWFLKNFSGEQFILASWDGCTLDDPKNRMQLLVEKLTTDDPALKSTGRYAYFDSAMTGPQLLERLTNPPLNLSHVQALERLKGSLIGPDHNQTCVVLTLSKMGCDKASEAVRVVRDCATAECAIPAEKLHMGGPPVDNAALDDAGRASMVRLFGSAMLIGLVISWYCLRSKRLVFMVFASGIYSTTLSMSIVWWVGWYFFGVTMNTVMLTMVSLVYVAAISGAIHLSNYYRDTCVEEGIEGAPGRAIQHAALPLGLATGTTVIGLLTLCYNELVPIQLFGLFSAVGVGSSALVLCLFLPAAFQLFPMRVTDADRERAEAAAKSPGEIGQGPLWRFADWIVEHNKLVTACGLLVLFLGGWGMTKMRTSVELMRMFPDGARIKADYAWLEDHLGELVPMEIVVKLSRDPQVCPLTFLERLELIEKIEDRVTKMPQVGSALSALTFSRDLPKKEDYKSSSGLGGAFTRIAIKDKYKLARDQINKRMSEHREEFVNAGFLTDDGEDSELWRISARVGALKNVDYHEFIDEMKREVEMVVGEPDVQQQAGMEVVYTGLVPVVYKAQRSLFDNLLWGFVMDLITVTIVMTICVREWTAGLVLTLPSIFPMFIVFGVMGWAGILVDTGTVMAPAVALGVTVDDVVHFMLMYRGGLKDGLSRKQSIMVAYQGCARAMYQSWGVIGLGMSVFVLSPFTPTQRFGYMMVTLLTAAMVGNLVVLPAVLVGPIGSLFGRKFIANRRASQPRRDHETVHQSHGAILGSLHHEAGLHSARRGS; encoded by the coding sequence ATGAAGTCATCGTTCTTTGGTCGTCACAGTCTAAAAGTCTTGATTGTGGCGGCGGCGCTGCTCGGCTTCTCGCTGGTCGGAGCGTTCCGAGCCTTTCGCAGCAACAAGAACGACGTCCAGCAATGGCTGCCGGACACCTATACCGAGACGCAGAACTTCCGCTGGTTCCTCAAGAACTTTTCCGGCGAGCAGTTCATTCTGGCCAGTTGGGACGGCTGTACCCTGGACGATCCCAAGAACCGGATGCAGTTGCTGGTCGAAAAGCTGACCACCGACGATCCGGCCTTGAAGTCGACGGGGCGCTACGCCTACTTCGACTCGGCCATGACCGGGCCCCAATTGCTCGAACGGCTGACCAATCCGCCGTTGAATTTGAGCCATGTCCAAGCGCTCGAGCGCTTGAAGGGTTCGCTGATCGGACCAGATCATAACCAGACCTGCGTCGTCTTGACCCTATCGAAAATGGGCTGCGACAAGGCCTCGGAGGCGGTGCGAGTCGTCCGCGACTGCGCCACCGCTGAATGCGCGATTCCGGCCGAGAAGCTGCACATGGGCGGGCCGCCCGTCGACAACGCCGCGCTCGACGACGCCGGCCGCGCCAGCATGGTCCGGCTGTTCGGCTCGGCCATGTTGATCGGCCTGGTGATTTCCTGGTACTGCCTCCGCAGCAAGCGGCTGGTGTTCATGGTCTTTGCCTCGGGCATCTACAGCACCACGCTGAGCATGTCGATCGTTTGGTGGGTCGGCTGGTACTTCTTTGGCGTCACGATGAACACCGTGATGCTGACGATGGTCTCGCTGGTCTATGTGGCGGCTATCTCGGGCGCCATCCACCTGTCGAACTACTACCGTGACACGTGCGTCGAAGAAGGAATCGAAGGAGCGCCAGGCCGCGCCATCCAGCACGCGGCGCTGCCGCTGGGCTTGGCCACGGGCACGACCGTGATCGGGCTGTTGACGCTTTGCTACAACGAGTTGGTGCCAATTCAATTGTTCGGCTTGTTCTCGGCCGTGGGTGTGGGCTCGAGCGCGCTGGTGCTCTGCCTGTTCTTGCCCGCGGCGTTTCAACTGTTCCCCATGCGGGTCACCGACGCCGATCGCGAGCGGGCCGAAGCTGCCGCCAAGTCGCCGGGCGAAATCGGCCAAGGCCCGCTGTGGCGGTTTGCCGATTGGATCGTCGAGCATAACAAACTGGTCACCGCGTGCGGCTTGTTGGTGCTGTTTTTGGGCGGCTGGGGCATGACCAAGATGCGCACCAGCGTCGAGCTGATGCGGATGTTCCCGGACGGCGCGCGAATCAAGGCCGACTACGCCTGGCTCGAGGATCACCTGGGCGAACTGGTGCCGATGGAGATCGTCGTCAAGCTGTCGCGCGATCCGCAGGTCTGCCCGCTGACCTTCCTCGAACGACTGGAACTGATTGAAAAGATCGAGGACCGGGTCACGAAAATGCCACAAGTCGGCAGCGCCCTCTCGGCCCTGACCTTTAGCCGCGACTTGCCCAAGAAGGAAGATTACAAGTCCTCGAGCGGGTTGGGCGGAGCGTTCACGCGCATTGCCATCAAGGACAAATACAAACTGGCCCGCGACCAGATCAACAAGCGAATGTCCGAACACCGCGAGGAATTCGTCAACGCCGGATTCTTGACCGACGATGGCGAGGACTCCGAACTGTGGCGGATCAGCGCCCGCGTCGGCGCGCTCAAGAACGTCGACTATCACGAGTTCATCGACGAGATGAAACGCGAAGTCGAGATGGTCGTCGGCGAACCAGACGTTCAACAGCAAGCCGGCATGGAAGTCGTTTACACCGGCCTGGTTCCCGTCGTCTACAAAGCCCAGCGGTCGTTGTTCGACAACCTGCTGTGGGGCTTCGTGATGGACCTGATCACCGTCACGATCGTGATGACGATCTGCGTCCGCGAATGGACGGCCGGCCTGGTCTTAACGCTCCCCAGCATCTTCCCCATGTTCATTGTCTTTGGCGTGATGGGTTGGGCGGGCATTCTGGTCGACACGGGCACCGTGATGGCGCCGGCCGTGGCGTTGGGCGTGACCGTGGACGACGTCGTTCACTTCATGCTCATGTACCGCGGCGGCCTGAAAGACGGCCTGAGCCGCAAGCAATCGATTATGGTCGCCTACCAGGGCTGTGCCCGGGCGATGTATCAGAGTTGGGGGGTGATCGGCCTGGGCATGTCGGTGTTCGTCCTCAGCCCGTTCACGCCGACGCAACGCTTCGGCTACATGATGGTCACGCTGCTGACCGCGGCAATGGTTGGCAACCTGGTGGTGCTGCCGGCGGTGCTAGTCGGGCCGATTGGCTCGTTGTTCGGCCGCAAGTTCATCGCCAATCGCCGCGCCTCGCAGCCGCGCCGTGACCACGAAACGGTCCATCAGAGTCACGGGGCAATCCTCGGCTCGCTGCACCACGAAGCCGGCCTGCATAGCGCCCGCCGCGGCAGCTAA
- a CDS encoding dicarboxylate/amino acid:cation symporter, which translates to MSQTPAPEANEGGADPRHGRPLHQKILIGLLVGATLGLLCNWLGRVSLEAPSAPDVNRNGLWDTIDFWAVEVADPIGKIFLRLVMMVVIPLIFSALSLGMLELGDVRRLGRVGLRTLIWTAVLSASAVAIGLTIVNVFQPGRSLTEEQQTTLRAQYSGAAQKAINQAEAAKPVKKLLLDIIPENPLQEMVGALDGSSPGNGMLAVMFCALTVGLALTVAGPRVETLVKFLEGMFDVSMTIIGFAMRIAPVGVACLIFSVTAQIGFDILKTLAWFVVTVLIGMTIQVVVVYSLAVWVGGRRPPLQFFRDIAEAMLTAFGTSSSNATLPTSLRVARDKLHLPHDISQFVLTIGSTANQNGTALYEGVVVLFLAQVFGIHLDLQQQLTVVLMSVLAGVGTAGVPGGSIPMIVIVLKSVGMSGDEIGIILGIDRVLDMCRTVLNVSGDLVLATCVSRGEREAPAPVVPA; encoded by the coding sequence ATGTCGCAAACGCCTGCACCTGAAGCGAATGAGGGCGGCGCGGACCCACGCCACGGCCGGCCGTTGCACCAAAAGATATTGATCGGGCTACTGGTCGGCGCCACGCTCGGACTGTTGTGCAACTGGCTGGGTCGCGTCTCGCTCGAGGCGCCCTCGGCGCCGGACGTGAATCGCAACGGCCTGTGGGACACGATCGACTTCTGGGCCGTGGAGGTGGCCGATCCCATCGGCAAGATTTTCCTTCGGCTAGTGATGATGGTGGTGATCCCGCTGATCTTCTCGGCCTTGTCGTTGGGGATGCTCGAGTTGGGAGACGTGCGCCGCCTGGGTCGCGTGGGGCTGCGCACGCTGATCTGGACGGCGGTCCTGTCGGCCAGCGCCGTGGCCATTGGGCTCACGATCGTCAACGTGTTTCAGCCCGGCCGCAGCTTGACCGAAGAGCAACAGACGACGCTCCGCGCGCAATACAGCGGCGCCGCGCAAAAGGCAATCAATCAGGCCGAAGCCGCCAAGCCGGTCAAGAAACTGCTGCTCGACATCATTCCCGAAAACCCGTTGCAGGAAATGGTCGGCGCGCTGGATGGCAGCAGCCCGGGCAATGGGATGCTGGCCGTGATGTTCTGCGCGTTGACCGTGGGGCTGGCGCTGACGGTGGCGGGCCCGCGGGTCGAGACGTTGGTCAAGTTCCTCGAAGGAATGTTCGACGTCTCGATGACGATCATCGGCTTTGCCATGCGGATCGCGCCGGTTGGCGTGGCGTGCCTGATCTTCTCGGTGACGGCTCAGATCGGCTTTGACATTTTGAAGACGCTGGCATGGTTCGTCGTCACGGTGCTGATTGGGATGACGATCCAGGTCGTAGTCGTCTACTCATTGGCCGTGTGGGTCGGCGGCCGCCGACCGCCGTTGCAGTTCTTTCGCGACATCGCCGAGGCGATGTTGACCGCGTTTGGCACATCGAGTTCGAACGCGACGCTGCCCACGTCGCTGCGCGTGGCCCGCGACAAGCTGCACTTGCCGCACGATATTTCCCAGTTTGTCCTGACGATCGGCTCGACCGCGAATCAGAACGGCACCGCCCTGTACGAAGGGGTGGTGGTGCTGTTTCTGGCCCAGGTGTTCGGCATTCACCTCGATCTGCAACAGCAACTGACCGTGGTGCTGATGTCGGTCCTGGCCGGCGTGGGGACCGCGGGCGTGCCGGGGGGCTCGATCCCGATGATCGTGATCGTGCTCAAGAGCGTGGGCATGTCGGGCGACGAGATCGGCATCATCCTGGGCATCGACCGCGTGCTCGACATGTGCCGAACCGTGCTCAACGTCTCGGGCGATTTGGTTCTGGCGACGTGCGTGTCGCGCGGCGAGCGTGAGGCGCCAGCCCCCGTGGTGCCAGCGTAG